The following coding sequences are from one Deinococcus roseus window:
- a CDS encoding ABC transporter substrate-binding protein produces MKRFVLSTIMLLGCAFATKYPLTIKDDLGSTVVIPREPLRIISMLPSNTETICALDVCDRLIGRDDYSNFPKSVEKVQAFGGLYNPNVEAIIAAKPDLVIASKYGKLAERLNQAGIPVIAVNPETYQDIFKKTTLLGKVLNREKQASALNIKVQAEVKKYEILARSVKTPKVYFEIDPAPYSIGPNSFMGVILAKAGGQNIIPAELGDFPKISPELVIEKNPQVILGLSLADAQKRPGWSSIDAVKNKKVIEVPWELNEMLGRPGPRIGEALKGLVKLLHPQLAKK; encoded by the coding sequence GTGAAACGTTTTGTTTTGAGCACCATCATGCTGCTGGGGTGTGCTTTTGCCACCAAATACCCACTCACCATCAAAGATGACCTGGGAAGCACCGTGGTGATCCCCAGAGAGCCCCTGCGCATCATCAGCATGCTGCCCAGCAACACCGAAACCATCTGCGCACTGGATGTGTGTGATCGCCTGATCGGCCGGGACGATTACAGCAACTTCCCCAAAAGCGTGGAAAAAGTGCAGGCTTTTGGCGGGCTGTACAACCCCAATGTGGAAGCCATCATTGCGGCAAAACCCGATCTGGTGATCGCCAGCAAGTACGGCAAACTGGCCGAACGCCTGAACCAGGCGGGCATTCCCGTGATTGCTGTGAACCCCGAAACCTACCAGGACATCTTCAAGAAGACCACCCTGCTGGGCAAGGTGCTGAACCGCGAGAAGCAGGCCAGTGCCCTGAACATCAAGGTGCAGGCCGAGGTCAAGAAGTACGAAATCCTGGCCCGCAGTGTAAAAACCCCCAAAGTCTACTTTGAAATTGACCCTGCCCCTTACAGCATCGGCCCCAACTCTTTCATGGGTGTGATTCTGGCCAAGGCGGGCGGTCAGAACATCATTCCTGCCGAACTGGGCGACTTTCCCAAGATCAGCCCTGAACTGGTGATCGAGAAGAACCCCCAGGTGATTCTGGGTCTGAGCCTTGCAGACGCGCAAAAACGTCCGGGCTGGAGCAGCATCGATGCCGTCAAGAACAAGAAAGTCATTGAAGTTCCCTGGGAACTCAATGAAATGCTGGGTCGCCCCGGTCCCCGCATCGGTGAGGCCTTAAAGGGCCTGGTGAAACTGCTGCACCCCCAACTGGCCAAGAAGTGA
- a CDS encoding FecCD family ABC transporter permease, whose translation MQKSLPLKRKVYPTLLLTVGVLLLCVLLAVSLGSVNIPLVTTLLALWKGISNQAREGLEVIVWDVRFPRVLMGMLVGGCLAMSGATYQGLFRNPLADPYLMGVASGASLGATVGLILGVPNAWIPVLALIASLLSVALILLLSAQGKVLKTTNLILTGVVVGSLSTAISTYLMLNHKDDVRQVFFWTLGNLAFASWQNIQTMLPYLLVGGLFLQSLARPLNTLQLGEATAYSLGIPVDRLKWLLIIASSLTTAVAVSYVGIIGFVGLIAPHIMRRLVGSHYPVLIPMSALLGGVLLVAADLLARTLIRPSELPVGIVMTLVGGGFFLYLLRKNA comes from the coding sequence ATGCAAAAATCCCTGCCCCTGAAACGCAAGGTGTACCCCACACTGCTTCTGACGGTGGGGGTTTTGCTCCTGTGTGTGCTGCTGGCGGTCAGTCTGGGAAGTGTGAACATTCCACTGGTGACCACACTGCTGGCCCTGTGGAAAGGCATCTCCAACCAGGCCCGTGAAGGTCTGGAAGTGATTGTGTGGGATGTCCGTTTCCCACGGGTCCTGATGGGGATGCTGGTGGGGGGGTGCCTCGCCATGAGTGGGGCCACCTACCAGGGCCTTTTTCGCAACCCGCTGGCCGATCCCTACCTGATGGGGGTGGCGTCCGGGGCGTCTCTGGGGGCCACGGTGGGCCTGATTCTGGGGGTGCCCAATGCCTGGATTCCGGTGCTGGCCCTCATTGCTTCGCTGCTGAGCGTTGCACTGATTCTGCTGCTGTCTGCGCAGGGTAAAGTCCTGAAAACCACCAACCTGATCCTCACCGGCGTGGTGGTGGGAAGCCTGAGCACCGCCATCAGCACCTACCTGATGCTCAACCACAAAGACGACGTGCGGCAGGTGTTCTTCTGGACGCTGGGGAACCTGGCTTTCGCAAGCTGGCAGAACATCCAAACCATGCTGCCTTACCTGCTTGTGGGAGGACTTTTTCTGCAAAGTCTGGCCCGTCCGCTCAACACCCTGCAACTGGGAGAGGCCACGGCTTACAGTCTGGGCATCCCTGTGGACCGCCTGAAATGGCTGCTGATCATCGCCAGCAGCCTGACCACAGCAGTGGCCGTCAGTTATGTGGGCATCATCGGGTTTGTGGGATTGATTGCTCCGCACATCATGCGCAGGCTGGTGGGGTCCCATTACCCGGTCCTGATTCCCATGTCTGCCCTGCTGGGAGGGGTGCTGCTGGTGGCGGCAGACTTGCTGGCCCGCACATTGATCCGCCCGTCTGAACTTCCGGTGGGCATCGTGATGACCCTGGTGGGGGGCGGTTTTTTCCTGTACTTGCTGAGGAAAAACGCATGA
- a CDS encoding ABC transporter ATP-binding protein has translation MNSEPAFEVQNLSVRLGQQVILQDLQASFPAGQLCAILGANGTGKSTLLKSLLGWLKPAQGSIQLLGQPLQLYARRERAQTLAYLDQTQILPEDLSVQQLTSLGRPQVGKWLWGILPHPLDSTRPEDEEAVAWAMHRTDTFRFKDRLVGELSGGEKQRVLLARALAARPKVLLLDEPTNHMDIAYQADLIRLLKREVEKGLTVVLVVHDLNLAALADHITLMQGGKVIQQGTAAETLTTEMVQKTYGVRVEVLTHQGRQVVILRE, from the coding sequence ATGAATTCGGAACCCGCTTTTGAAGTGCAAAACCTCTCGGTGCGTCTGGGGCAACAGGTCATCTTGCAGGACCTGCAGGCCAGTTTCCCTGCAGGTCAGCTGTGTGCCATTCTGGGGGCCAACGGGACAGGCAAAAGCACCCTGCTCAAAAGCCTGCTGGGCTGGCTGAAACCTGCTCAGGGCAGCATCCAACTGCTGGGGCAGCCCCTGCAGCTTTATGCCCGCAGGGAACGTGCCCAGACCCTGGCTTACCTGGACCAGACCCAGATCCTGCCAGAAGACCTCAGCGTGCAGCAACTGACCAGCCTGGGACGGCCCCAGGTGGGAAAATGGCTGTGGGGCATCCTGCCCCACCCCCTGGACAGCACCCGACCAGAAGACGAGGAGGCCGTTGCATGGGCCATGCACCGCACCGACACTTTCCGCTTCAAAGACCGTCTGGTGGGCGAGCTTTCTGGCGGTGAAAAACAACGGGTGTTGCTGGCCCGTGCCCTCGCAGCCCGCCCGAAAGTGCTGCTGCTGGATGAACCCACCAACCACATGGACATCGCTTACCAGGCAGACCTGATTCGCCTGCTCAAGCGGGAGGTGGAAAAAGGGCTGACGGTGGTCCTGGTGGTGCATGACCTGAACCTCGCAGCTCTGGCAGACCACATCACCCTGATGCAGGGAGGCAAAGTGATTCAGCAGGGCACAGCCGCAGAAACCCTCACCACGGAAATGGTGCAGAAAACCTATGGGGTCAGGGTGGAGGTGCTGACCCATCAGGGCCGTCAGGTGGTGATTTTGCGTGAATGA
- a CDS encoding (2Fe-2S) ferredoxin domain-containing protein — translation MNEPLKKPRFFATRGHLMLCHNTSCRQKGADLLHLALTRHLEQEHLMYYKSGGSVRYTLSGCLGACSHGPVMACYRQTAQGLEQGWYFGMTLPLALQVARSIQQQTPLPGEHRFDL, via the coding sequence GTGAATGAACCTCTCAAAAAACCCCGTTTCTTTGCCACCCGTGGACACCTGATGCTCTGCCACAACACCAGTTGCCGTCAGAAAGGAGCAGACTTGCTGCATCTGGCCCTCACCCGCCATCTGGAACAGGAGCACCTGATGTACTACAAATCCGGGGGCAGTGTGCGCTACACCCTCAGTGGGTGCCTGGGGGCCTGCAGCCACGGTCCTGTCATGGCCTGCTACCGCCAGACTGCGCAGGGTCTGGAACAGGGCTGGTATTTCGGGATGACCTTGCCCCTGGCTTTGCAGGTGGCCCGCTCCATTCAGCAGCAAACCCCTTTGCCGGGTGAACACAGATTTGACCTCTGA
- a CDS encoding low affinity iron permease family protein — protein MNAFFRRFAQKTAEITGSAWAFVVALGMIVVWLVTGPLFHFSDTWQLVINTSTTIITFLMVFLIQNAQNRESRALHLKLDELIRAVQDARNTMVDLEEASDEEIEALEEEFREVKKKAR, from the coding sequence ATGAACGCATTTTTCAGACGTTTTGCCCAGAAAACCGCAGAAATCACCGGTTCGGCCTGGGCTTTTGTGGTGGCACTGGGCATGATTGTGGTCTGGTTGGTGACCGGGCCTCTGTTTCACTTCTCGGACACCTGGCAGCTGGTGATCAACACCAGCACCACCATCATCACCTTCCTGATGGTGTTCCTGATTCAGAACGCCCAGAACCGCGAATCCAGAGCCCTGCATCTGAAACTCGATGAACTGATCCGGGCAGTGCAGGACGCCCGCAACACCATGGTGGACCTTGAAGAGGCCAGCGATGAAGAAATTGAAGCACTGGAAGAGGAATTTCGGGAGGTGAAGAAGAAAGCCCGTTGA
- a CDS encoding DUF1304 domain-containing protein has product MSFLATLFVVLVMIEHVYIMVLEMFLWTTPNTRRIFGTTEQAAQDSKVLAANQGLYNGFLAAGLAWGLIIGQWDVKVFFCACVLVAAIYGGATVKPRIFMVQGIPALLALIFLLIAR; this is encoded by the coding sequence ATGTCCTTTCTTGCCACCCTTTTTGTCGTGCTTGTGATGATTGAACACGTGTACATCATGGTTCTGGAGATGTTCCTGTGGACCACCCCCAACACCCGCCGCATTTTTGGCACCACCGAACAGGCTGCACAGGACAGCAAGGTTCTGGCTGCCAACCAGGGCCTTTACAACGGGTTTCTGGCTGCGGGTCTGGCCTGGGGCCTGATCATCGGTCAGTGGGACGTCAAGGTGTTTTTCTGCGCCTGTGTGCTGGTGGCGGCCATTTATGGTGGTGCGACCGTGAAGCCCCGCATTTTCATGGTGCAGGGGATTCCTGCATTGCTGGCCCTGATCTTCCTTTTGATTGCACGTTGA
- a CDS encoding NAD-dependent epimerase/dehydratase family protein, with product MQKTIQNVLITGAKGNIGSVLRRGLTGCFRLRLSDVEPISELTSNEEQLPCDLRDFDGVLKAMEGMDAVVHLGGIPDEAAFTDLLSVNMLGTHHIYEAARLQGVKRVVFASSNHAVGFYPIHGHIGSEVPPRPDTFYGVSKVLGEALASLYWDKFGLESVCEDWQF from the coding sequence ATGCAAAAGACCATCCAGAACGTTTTGATCACCGGAGCAAAGGGAAACATTGGTTCTGTTCTTCGCAGGGGGCTAACGGGGTGTTTTCGGCTCAGGCTGTCTGATGTGGAGCCCATTTCTGAACTGACCAGCAATGAAGAACAGCTGCCCTGTGACCTCAGAGATTTTGATGGGGTCTTAAAAGCCATGGAGGGCATGGACGCTGTGGTGCACCTGGGAGGCATTCCCGACGAAGCTGCGTTCACGGACCTGCTCTCTGTGAACATGCTGGGCACCCACCACATTTATGAAGCAGCAAGGCTGCAGGGGGTCAAACGGGTGGTTTTTGCCAGCAGCAACCATGCTGTGGGTTTTTATCCCATCCACGGCCACATCGGATCTGAAGTGCCTCCCAGACCGGACACGTTTTATGGGGTCAGCAAGGTCCTGGGAGAAGCCCTGGCCAGCCTGTATTGGGACAAGTTTGGTCTGGAGTCGGTGTGTGAGGATTGGCAGTTTTGA
- a CDS encoding HEAT repeat domain-containing protein, with protein sequence MQLLQNSGALEATALLLVRANDWVQAVQLQAHAALWKRLVPECREHWIELFPLVVRLLEGTRAGAPEWFSALLKLLSQPESRQLLQSKFAFLDDLTRKSLMQVVQHQLTDPGWLPILQKDPSIQVRRLLAQHAPVADLFELTGDADFKVREKVTQRIAQEGTPQQIRPVLLQALLDMRSGNRALAQYLLKKQGDEVRRLYLAMQPNNTREKIGLAGGLADVGTLQDLPLLKNLSRHPHPRVRAEALRGLGRLGPVQFQKELEDAVLEVQRISWTALYALRAAQLIAEPAIQRLWLKATTPRQRKNLIQMVLQLPRYQAVAVLLEWRPLVTPEEGGKILQHIQILLKGYGVAYFTKPAVSIQKRIWNSLYVQEVPRTLKATLLELSNH encoded by the coding sequence GTGCAATTGCTGCAAAATTCTGGTGCTCTGGAAGCCACAGCATTGCTGCTGGTGCGTGCCAACGATTGGGTGCAAGCTGTACAGCTGCAGGCCCATGCAGCCCTCTGGAAGCGCCTTGTCCCTGAATGCAGGGAACACTGGATTGAACTCTTTCCTCTGGTTGTGCGCCTGCTGGAGGGCACCAGAGCAGGTGCGCCTGAGTGGTTTTCTGCCTTGCTGAAATTGCTGTCCCAGCCGGAGTCTCGCCAACTGTTGCAGTCAAAATTTGCCTTTCTGGACGATCTCACACGCAAGAGCCTGATGCAGGTGGTTCAACATCAATTGACAGATCCAGGATGGCTGCCCATTCTCCAAAAAGATCCCAGTATTCAGGTGCGCAGGCTTCTGGCACAACACGCTCCTGTGGCTGATCTGTTTGAACTGACCGGAGATGCTGACTTCAAGGTCAGAGAAAAAGTGACCCAGCGCATTGCTCAGGAAGGCACACCCCAGCAAATCCGTCCTGTCCTTTTGCAGGCTTTGCTGGACATGCGATCTGGCAACAGGGCACTGGCCCAGTACCTTTTGAAAAAACAGGGCGATGAGGTCAGGAGACTTTACCTTGCAATGCAACCCAACAACACCAGAGAAAAAATTGGCCTTGCAGGTGGGCTTGCCGATGTGGGCACTTTGCAGGACTTGCCCCTGCTGAAAAACCTCTCCAGACACCCTCACCCGAGGGTGCGTGCTGAAGCCCTCAGGGGTCTGGGACGACTGGGACCTGTCCAGTTCCAGAAAGAGCTGGAAGATGCAGTTCTGGAAGTCCAGCGCATTTCCTGGACTGCACTTTATGCCTTGAGGGCAGCACAGCTCATCGCAGAACCTGCCATTCAGAGGCTCTGGCTGAAGGCCACCACCCCTCGGCAACGCAAAAACCTGATCCAGATGGTTTTGCAGCTTCCCAGGTATCAGGCTGTGGCTGTTTTGCTGGAATGGCGGCCTCTGGTCACCCCTGAGGAGGGAGGAAAAATCCTGCAGCACATCCAGATCTTGTTGAAAGGTTATGGAGTGGCTTACTTCACCAAACCTGCTGTGAGCATCCAGAAACGCATCTGGAACAGTTTGTATGTTCAGGAGGTGCCCAGAACCCTGAAGGCCACGTTGCTGGAACTCTCGAACCATTAA
- a CDS encoding polysaccharide deacetylase family protein: MSTPVPTRTPPRHSPFAVYPRMQQLFPEILWMGQSHPQFALTFDDGPHPVDTLQLLEVLDRHQVKATFFWLGENIEKNPELVQAAAKAGHQVALHGWTHLPFPLLGTKQLQKDLERTRGLLTDLTGIQAADLRDVRPPYGAVVPKTLRSLKAWDYRTVLLSSIPIHWVQSVNATVKQVLQHVHGGMILDLHEGQPTGPRVAKITNVLLPELKARAYDFVTIDQMWREHRVGSGVVVR, encoded by the coding sequence GTGTCCACTCCTGTTCCCACCCGCACCCCACCCAGACATTCTCCGTTTGCCGTTTACCCGAGGATGCAACAGCTTTTTCCAGAGATCCTGTGGATGGGCCAGTCCCACCCTCAATTTGCCCTGACCTTTGATGATGGCCCCCATCCTGTTGACACCCTGCAACTGCTGGAAGTTCTGGACAGGCATCAGGTGAAAGCGACCTTTTTCTGGCTGGGTGAGAACATCGAGAAGAACCCCGAACTGGTCCAGGCGGCTGCAAAAGCAGGCCATCAGGTGGCTTTGCATGGCTGGACCCACCTCCCCTTTCCCTTGCTGGGCACAAAGCAACTGCAGAAGGACCTGGAACGCACCAGAGGCCTGCTGACCGACCTGACCGGGATTCAGGCCGCAGACCTGCGGGACGTGCGGCCCCCTTATGGTGCTGTGGTGCCCAAAACACTGCGCAGTCTCAAAGCCTGGGACTACCGCACCGTGCTGCTCAGCAGCATCCCCATCCACTGGGTGCAGAGTGTCAATGCCACCGTCAAACAGGTGCTCCAGCACGTGCATGGTGGCATGATCCTGGATTTGCACGAAGGACAGCCCACAGGCCCACGGGTGGCAAAAATCACCAATGTGCTGTTGCCTGAACTCAAGGCACGGGCGTATGATTTTGTGACCATTGACCAGATGTGGCGGGAACATCGGGTGGGGTCTGGCGTGGTGGTGCGGTAA